In the Aster yellows witches'-broom phytoplasma AYWB genome, TGCTGTTTTTCATAAACAAACCCCTTTTAGAGTGAAAATCATGAGGATGTTGTTTTAAATGTTCACTTAATTGTTTGATTTCTGCTGATAAAATAGCAATTTGAACTTCAGATGAACCTGTATCTTTTGCAAAATGTGAATTTTGTTTAATG is a window encoding:
- the rpsO gene encoding 30S ribosomal protein S15, which produces MALTKEQKQEIIKQNSHFAKDTGSSEVQIAILSAEIKQLSEHLKQHPHDFHSKRGLFMKNSKRRNLVKYLANQN